The Pseudoalteromonas carrageenovora IAM 12662 DNA window TCATCAATGATTTCGGATTATAAGAGTTTTTCCCCGTCGGATCCGTAGCATTGACTGGATCATTTCCCACATACGCGTACCAGTTCATGCCGTCTTCGTAGCCGATAGGGTCGGTTTGCATAAAACGCCCTAATTCAGGGTGGTAAACCCGTGCTTTGTAGTGATAAAGCTTAGTACCTGGGATTAAGATTTGCCCTGTATATCTAAAACGCGATGAGCTGGTATTAATCGGCTCTCCAAATGGGCCATACTTATGTGTTGCTATTATTGAACCTGAGCCATTCGTTTCACTAATAATTGAGCCATGTTCATCTGCATGTAAATAGCGCTTGTTACCTGTTCAGTTTCATTAGACCATTACACTTGAAGGTTATGAGCTAGCCAAGTCTCTTGATCTAGAAATGTGATCAAGAGACAGCGACTAGCGAGGCTTTGGATTCAAGTTTTATTACCACCAACCAGAGAGTTCATCGCCAATTACCTTGCCTCTGTCTACAGGAGAGAGGGAGTAAAATTTATCCTTATCCTCCTTTGTTTTCAGCGAACTTTTGTGAATCACAAAGCAAAGAATTAAATAAGGAATAAACAAACCTATTGTGATAACTATGAAAAATACAGCTTTTTCAAAGTGTGAGCCATTTAAGCCAAAAAGTACAATTGGTAAACCTATTCCAACCAACGGCCAAAGTAAGTTTTTATAGGCAGTTAATATTGCTGAAACAAGCACCTGCTTGTTCAGCAAATTTTTTGAAAAATAACTATCGTTGCTCATTAACAACTTCCATCTTTGTTTGTACATGTATTGGAACTCTGCGTACTCTCGGACTGCTGACTCATATATTCCATACCTTTTTGAACAATAGTTCCAGCGGGCACAGGGCTAGTGATACTATCAACAACCTTTACAGCCGCGCCTTCCGTTAGACTTTCGCCTTTTCTTTCAGCTTGAATTGCTCCTACAGCAGCCACTTTAGTAGCACCATCAACTCCTGCAATAACTCTTTCTGTCTTCGTAGTTAAGTTAACTGTTTCTTTACCTACTTTAATTGCCCCAGTTACCCCACCTTTAACTAACTGAGTCCCCATCGCTCCAACAGAACCTAAAGCAGCGGAGATAGCAACACTCTCATAATCAGCGCCAGCAAGAGCATCACCGAAACTCGCACCATCACTCATAGAATTATAGACCTGTGTAGCCAAATCAATACCACCACCGATAGCAGCACCAACTAAGAAGTTTAAAAACTTACCAGTAGGGTCAGTATGATTAATAGGATCATTACCTACATACGCATACATATTCATCCCATCTTTATAGCCAATGGGATCAGTCTGCATAAAACGCCCTAATTCAGGGTGGTAAACCCGTGCTTTGTAGTGATAAAGCTTAGTACCTGGGATTAAGATTTGCCCAGTGTAACGGAAACGCGATAAGCTGGTATTAATCGGCTCTCCAAATGGGCCATACTTATGCGTAGCGACAATTGAACCTGAGCCATTCGTTTCACTAATAATTGAGCCGCGCTCATCTGCGTGTAAATAGCGCTTGTTGCCTGTGCCACTGCCTTCATACCACACCAGCGGGTCATCTTCGCCTATACCATGAACATAACGACGTAATAGACTACCGCTGCTGTTGTATTCCGCAACCAGTTCGTTTGCATCGTATAAAAAGGTTGTTTTAGTACCATTGAGTGTTGAGTAATTTAATCGCCCCGTTGCATCATAGCCAAGTGCTAAGCTGGTACCTGATTTAGACGCAGACGTTAATCGGTTATGCGCATTATAGTTATAGCTCCAACCATCATAACTTTTTAAGTTGCCGTTATTATCATAGGTTAAATTTTTACCACCAACACTCGTGTATTGGTTTAAATCATTGGTGTAGTAATCTTGCTCACCAATAGTTGGAATTTGAATCTGGTAATTATTATTACTAACTGTTTTTGACTTAAGCTGGTTCGCATAGTTATAAACGAAATTAGCGTTATTGATACCCGTATGATTAAATTGGCTTACGCGTCCTTTGTGTCGTAACCTAATGGTTGTGCTTCAAATGCGACTATTGATGTTGAAAATTCAAAATGGAAACACGCATCAAACTTTAAAGAGGATTCAACTAAACAGGTAGATTTATTTTTTTTTGACAAGCAAATTTATGGAGGTTTTTTACACGGGAGTGTTTGAGTTTTCTTCTGTACATGTGAGTCAACCATCTAACCATTAGGTTAAATACTAGACTATGCCACCTTATACTTCTAATTTATGCCATCTTTTAGTACAAATATGTCAACTTATACTTCAAACAACACCCAAATGAGGAATTTGGGTGGCAGTCTTACCAGCCACATCTCGGCACACACGTCACAAACTGTGGCTGCTCCCTTCCGGGCCTGACCAGGTTCGCCTGCTAGTGTTGCGAGAGGACCAATAAGACTACCATTGAGGGCCTTGGTTGGCGCGGGAGGGATTATCTCTACTTTTACTGTGTTATTCAAGGGATAATCAAAAAAGAAAGTGCGATTGCATACTTCATATACAATCGCGGCATATTTAGCTGTTTTAGTGCGTATTAATTGCTCTCTAACTGCGCTTTTATATTGCGAAGTGCTGCTTTTACTTTTTTCATGTTTTCTGGGCCCATGCGTAAAAGTTGTTTTTGTGCAGCAGGAAGTTGCTCCCATTCAGAAAATGCATACTGATAAGTAACCGAGTCACGTAGTAACGGCAAGTCACCTTCAGGTTCTGGCGTATCGAGTAATAGATCGATAGCATCTTCCAGCGTTTGATTAAACTCATCATCACCGTAGCCAATTTCACTGTAAGCATTATTTATAAGTGGTTTATATTCTTCGTACATACGCACAGCTTGTGCTGCACTCATACTTGTAAACACTTTTACATAAGGGGTGTAACGCTCGTAGCTATTAGGGTCGATTGTTAAAATGTCACCTTCGTTAACACTAAACTCTTCTTCTGGCTTAACTACTGGTGTGTGCTTTTTAGCAATTTTACCTTTGGCTATGTTATCTATAAATACAACGCCACGGCGAATTACGTCGTCGGTTACCATTAGGCTCATTACTGAATCACTTAGGTATTCGTCGATTTTTGCTACTACTACGTCGTCACTTTCATCAAGCGTTGGTAGTGGCTCTACTTCAGGCTCTGGCTCAACTGGGCGCTGTGCTGGCACTTCTAGGTTTTCTGGTTTTTCTGGCATAACCGATGGTGCATCAACAACAGGGTCATTTTCTGGTTTAAGCTCCATCATTGGCTGCTCTTTTGGTACTTGCTCTACCTCTGTGCGTTTTTGTGGCTCGTCACTTGGTTTTAAAAGTACAAATGCGGCAGCACACACCACAATAATTAAAATAATAACGGCGAATAAAAAGTTGTTATTAGGCGGACGTTTTTGAACATCTGACGCTTCTGGTTTATCTGACATACAAACTCCATAAAAATTAAAATGCATTATCACTCAGAGTGCTCTGAATGGAAAAAATTCATTATGAGTAAAAACTATTACTGTAACTATCTTAGCTTACAAATATAAATGTAAGCTTACTATACGTAGTAACTCAGTTATCCTTTGATTCTTCTAGCTTAAAGACTTACAGTTAATAAATAAAGTAAAGACGTTGAACAGTTTAAACACCAATATGAAAATCAAGCAAGTCGATCCAGAAAAACCAAAAATTGCTCTGTTATTAACAGGGGGTGGCGCACGAGCTGCTTATCAAGTGGGTGTTTTAAAAGCCCTTGCGCATAGTATGCCACGTACTGCTCCTTTGCCGTTTAGAGTAATAAATGGCACTTCAGCTGGAGCAATTAACTCAGCCGCTTTAGCGTGTTATGCCTCTTGTGCGCATTTAGCTGTGCGTAAACTTGAGTCGGTTTGGAAAAACTTTTCGACCTCTATGGTGTATAAAAGCGACTTTTTAAGTGTATTTGGCCATATTGCACGTAATATTTTAACCAGCTTTCAGTCTGAGCATATAAACCATCCTCCTGCGAGCTTATTAAATAATCGCCCTTTGCGAGGGCTGTTAAACGAAATTTTAGATTTACACCGAATTGAGCGTAATTTACACCGTAATTACCTAGATGCATTGTCGATTACGGCCTCTAGTTACACGACCGGCGATTCTGTAGCGTTTTTTCAGTCAAACACACAAACATCGTGGCAGCGTGCTAAGCGCGAAGGCCAAGCAACGCGTATTAATGTAGAGCATTTAATGGCCTCAAGCGCCATTCCTATGGTGTTTCCTAGTGTGAATATTTATAACCATTATTTTGGTGATGGCTCAATACATCAGCTTTCGCCTTTAAGCCCATCTATTCATTTAGGTGCAGAGAAAATATTTATTATTGGGGTCGATCAACCTAAAGAGCTTCATCCTCCGGGGTATTCTCCTCATTACCCGGGCCTTTCGGCTGTTGCTGGGCATTTACTCGATAGTGTTTTTACCGACACCATGCAATCGGATTTAGAGCGTTTAGACCGTATTAATCGCACTTTAGGGCTACTACCCGCTCGCGATAAACACCAAGAGCTTAAGCAAATTGATACGTTTGTAATTAATCCATCGCAAAACTTTAATGCCATTGCCGCGCAATATTACAACGACATGCCATGGGCTATTAAAGTACTACTGCGTACAATCGGTGTTAAAAAGCATTCACAATCGAGCTTAACTAGCTATCTATTATTTGAAAAACGCTACACCCAGCATTTAATGCAAATAGGCTTTGAAGACGGTATGAAAAAATTACCGGAGATACGCAAGTTTTTAGAACTAGATTAAGCCTAAACAGACACGTCATTCTATTCCATCGAGCAGGTAGTGCTCTACCCGCTCTACCCTCCTTGGTTTACCTTGTAGTACGAGTACATCGTTAGCGTAAAGCGTTGTTTGCTCATCGGGCGTATCTATTTCTTGCCCTTCTCTGCGCAGTGCTTTAACTATTACTCGGCGTTTAGCTAAATTTAACTCTTCTATAACTTTATTAACTGCAAAGGCTTGCGGCGGTAGTGCAACCACATGTAAATATTCTAAACGGTCAGTTGAGATTTCTTCACTGTCTTTAAAGTAGCCCGCGTAAAAGCTTTGCATTAACGGGTAACGGTTTCTACGTTCTTTACTCACTCGGCGTACAATGCGTGTCATGGGTACGCCCGACATAGATAAAACATGCGAGACAAGCATTAAGCTCGCCTCTAGTGACTCAGGTACAACTTCTGTTACACCTAACTCTTTTAAGTAATCTAGCTGGCTGTCGTCACGGGTTCTTATCAGTATTTTTACATTGGGGGCGAGCTGTTTTATGGCATCTATAACTACTTGTGCGTGCTCAAGCTCTGTAAAGGTAATAATAACTAAACGCGCACGTTCTACGCCTGCACATTTTAAAATATCTTTTTGCTTAACATAGCCAAAGATTACAGGCTCACCAGCGGCTTTACCTTCTTGAACCAAAATAGGGTTACTTTCTATTGCTACGTAATCTATGGCCTCGGGCTTTAAAAACCGCGCTATAGTTTGCCCAACCCGAGAAAAACCACAAATAACAACATGATCGTTATACAGCGTACTGCTTTGTGGCTCACTTTCCCAAGTCATACTTGGGTGCTCTAAAATGCCTAATTTGTTTAAAATAAAGGGCGTTTTATCAATTAAAAATGGCGTTATTGCCATAGATAACACGCCAAGTGCAATTAAAAACGAAGCCTGTTCAGAGCTTAATAACTGGTGCTGCCCAGCAAGGGCAATTAACACAAAGCCAAACTCTCCCATTTGCCAAAGCATAATGCCACACGCTAAGGAGTCTTGGTTTCGCTCATGCATAAGCCGAGCACTGAGCGCAACCACGGTAATTTTTAATATTAATAAGCCAAGTAAGGCACCAATAATAAGTAAACTGTGGTTAAGTACAAATAAAATGTCGAGCTGCATACCAACGGTTACAAAAAACAGCCCCATCAAAATATCGCGAAATGGTCTTATATCGGCTTCTAATTGGTGCCTGTAATGACTCTCGCCTAACATCATACCCGCTAAAAAAGCCCCTAAGGCCATAGATAGGCCAAACATATAAGTTAATAACCCAGCAAACAGTGCAACCAAAATAGTGGTCAGTACAAATAGCTCATCGGTACGTACTTGGGCTATTTCGTTAAATACTTTAGGTAGCACCCACTTGCCAATTGCCCACAATAAAACACATACAAATGCCCCTTTAGTTAAAGCAAAGGCTAATGCCCAGCCAATACTTTGCGAGCCACTTGAGGCAAACAACGGAAGAATAATAAGTAAAGGGACTACAGCTATATCTTGAAACAGCAACACACCTACGGCAAGTTGCCCGCGGCGTTGGTTTAATTCACCGGTTTCTTTTAATAGCTTTACCACTACAGCCGTTGAAGAAAGGGCCATTATTGTGCCAATGGTAAAACTGGTAAGTAAGGAGAAGTCTAAACAATATAAGATTATAATGAAGAGTAAGCTGGTAACGCCCACTTGCAAGGAGCCAAGCCCAAATACGAGGTTGCGCATTGCCATTAGCCGCGAAATAGAAAACTCTAATCCCAAGCTAAATAGTAAAAATACAATGCCTAGTTCTGCTACAAATTCAATTTCATGCGATTGGGCAAGCCAACCAATGCCATGGCTGCCCGCTAAAACGCCTGTTGCTAGGTACGCTAAAATAGGTGGCAACCCAATGCGCTTAAAAAACCACACAAAAAGCACTGCCGCTACTAACAAGCCAAAAATTTGAGCATTTATACTTTGCAAATTTGGGCTCCGGCGTCAATTAAACTAAGGAATGTACTCTAAATATAGCAACCATATGTTTATCAAGCAATTTTAAAATATGGCATAAAAATCGCTTAGTTACTGCAAAGCAACACCCTCGGGGGAGATTTTAATGGAAAACGTCCATATTTTGACACAACGTGTATCTGGTCGCGGCGACTTTTTGCCGTTTTCAGCTGAGCACACACAAGTTAATGAATCTGCGGTAACGCATGATCTAGTTACTGAGTTACAAACAAGCTTAGTTATTGAAGATGTTTTAGCTATTTATGCAAGATTTGCTAAGCAATTGCTCAATTTTTCTGGGCTGCAGTTTCAATCAACGCTAGGCACTGCACAAACATCAGATAGCAACACTAATACTACGCCTTATATATTTGACTTATCTATTGGTAAAGAGCGCTTAGGCCAGTTAATTTACTTTAGCCAATTTAAGCTAAATGCAGCGATAGAAAGTAAATTACGCACTTTACATTCGGCACTCGTTTATCCGCTTCGTAACGCAATGATGTATAGTCGTGTGTTAAAACTTGCTACAAAAGATGCATTAACGGGTTTAAATAACCGTAGTCAATTTAATGACTTTTTGCTTCAAAAGCTCGAAAACTGCCGCCGTTATCAACGCCCATTTAGCCTTATGCTGCTTGATTTAGATAACTTTAAGCAAGTTAATGATAACTTTGGCCATAAAGTAGGTGACGACATGCTCAAGGAGTTCGCAAAAGTATTATGTAGCAGCATAAGAGGCACTGATTCGGTGTTTAGATTTGGTGGAGATGAGTTTGCATTACTTATTGAAGACCCTGAATTTACGACCAATAAAGTAATTGCTGAGCGTATTATGCGCCTAGTAAGAAAATCGCCTTTAATGTCTCAATACAAAGTAACAACCAGTATTGGCTTTTCTTTGGCAAGCAGCCAAGATTGCGAAAACGAAATATTTGCTAGAGCCGATAAAGGTCTATACAAAGCAAAAGCATCTGGACGCAACTGCGCAAAAGCATATTAGTATTTACTTAACTGCATTGAATAAAAAAGCCTAGCTTCCCCCGCTAGGCTTTTTTATTGCTAAAATTCCAATCTTAAAACTTTGCACTCACCAATTTATAAATACACAACGCAGCACAAAAGCCAAAAAAGAAGCCGCTCACTAAATTAAGTAATGCGGTAA harbors:
- a CDS encoding RHS repeat-associated core domain-containing protein encodes the protein MWYEGSGTGNKRYLHADERGSIISETNGSGSIVATHKYGPFGEPINTSLSRFRYTGQILIPGTKLYHYKARVYHPELGRFMQTDPIGYKDGMNMYAYVGNDPINHTDPTGKFLNFLVGAAIGGGIDLATQVYNSMSDGASFGDALAGADYESVAISAALGSVGAMGTQLVKGGVTGAIKVGKETVNLTTKTERVIAGVDGATKVAAVGAIQAERKGESLTEGAAVKVVDSITSPVPAGTIVQKGMEYMSQQSESTQSSNTCTNKDGSC
- a CDS encoding DUF3014 domain-containing protein, which gives rise to MSDKPEASDVQKRPPNNNFLFAVIILIIVVCAAAFVLLKPSDEPQKRTEVEQVPKEQPMMELKPENDPVVDAPSVMPEKPENLEVPAQRPVEPEPEVEPLPTLDESDDVVVAKIDEYLSDSVMSLMVTDDVIRRGVVFIDNIAKGKIAKKHTPVVKPEEEFSVNEGDILTIDPNSYERYTPYVKVFTSMSAAQAVRMYEEYKPLINNAYSEIGYGDDEFNQTLEDAIDLLLDTPEPEGDLPLLRDSVTYQYAFSEWEQLPAAQKQLLRMGPENMKKVKAALRNIKAQLESN
- a CDS encoding patatin-like phospholipase family protein; its protein translation is MKIKQVDPEKPKIALLLTGGGARAAYQVGVLKALAHSMPRTAPLPFRVINGTSAGAINSAALACYASCAHLAVRKLESVWKNFSTSMVYKSDFLSVFGHIARNILTSFQSEHINHPPASLLNNRPLRGLLNEILDLHRIERNLHRNYLDALSITASSYTTGDSVAFFQSNTQTSWQRAKREGQATRINVEHLMASSAIPMVFPSVNIYNHYFGDGSIHQLSPLSPSIHLGAEKIFIIGVDQPKELHPPGYSPHYPGLSAVAGHLLDSVFTDTMQSDLERLDRINRTLGLLPARDKHQELKQIDTFVINPSQNFNAIAAQYYNDMPWAIKVLLRTIGVKKHSQSSLTSYLLFEKRYTQHLMQIGFEDGMKKLPEIRKFLELD
- a CDS encoding monovalent cation:proton antiporter-2 (CPA2) family protein; the encoded protein is MQSINAQIFGLLVAAVLFVWFFKRIGLPPILAYLATGVLAGSHGIGWLAQSHEIEFVAELGIVFLLFSLGLEFSISRLMAMRNLVFGLGSLQVGVTSLLFIIILYCLDFSLLTSFTIGTIMALSSTAVVVKLLKETGELNQRRGQLAVGVLLFQDIAVVPLLIILPLFASSGSQSIGWALAFALTKGAFVCVLLWAIGKWVLPKVFNEIAQVRTDELFVLTTILVALFAGLLTYMFGLSMALGAFLAGMMLGESHYRHQLEADIRPFRDILMGLFFVTVGMQLDILFVLNHSLLIIGALLGLLILKITVVALSARLMHERNQDSLACGIMLWQMGEFGFVLIALAGQHQLLSSEQASFLIALGVLSMAITPFLIDKTPFILNKLGILEHPSMTWESEPQSSTLYNDHVVICGFSRVGQTIARFLKPEAIDYVAIESNPILVQEGKAAGEPVIFGYVKQKDILKCAGVERARLVIITFTELEHAQVVIDAIKQLAPNVKILIRTRDDSQLDYLKELGVTEVVPESLEASLMLVSHVLSMSGVPMTRIVRRVSKERRNRYPLMQSFYAGYFKDSEEISTDRLEYLHVVALPPQAFAVNKVIEELNLAKRRVIVKALRREGQEIDTPDEQTTLYANDVLVLQGKPRRVERVEHYLLDGIE
- a CDS encoding GGDEF domain-containing protein: MENVHILTQRVSGRGDFLPFSAEHTQVNESAVTHDLVTELQTSLVIEDVLAIYARFAKQLLNFSGLQFQSTLGTAQTSDSNTNTTPYIFDLSIGKERLGQLIYFSQFKLNAAIESKLRTLHSALVYPLRNAMMYSRVLKLATKDALTGLNNRSQFNDFLLQKLENCRRYQRPFSLMLLDLDNFKQVNDNFGHKVGDDMLKEFAKVLCSSIRGTDSVFRFGGDEFALLIEDPEFTTNKVIAERIMRLVRKSPLMSQYKVTTSIGFSLASSQDCENEIFARADKGLYKAKASGRNCAKAY